A genome region from Hydrogenobacter sp. includes the following:
- a CDS encoding FHA domain-containing protein — MICPYCGALVPEGVKVCPSCGNVVDTEATGSTKIVSGETVISEGKTIIYTSGELDKTKIVSPELEPFLGWLVIIEGGEKWKDYKVPGKDCQLIIGSGNDVDIHIKGEGIEKRHASLRVRENKVTITDLDTEAGTYVNGECVVKKELEDGSLIKIGNVVLKFRRL; from the coding sequence ATGATATGTCCATATTGTGGCGCTCTCGTACCAGAAGGTGTAAAAGTATGCCCCAGCTGTGGAAATGTTGTTGATACGGAAGCTACGGGAAGTACAAAAATAGTAAGCGGTGAAACTGTAATAAGTGAAGGGAAAACCATCATCTACACATCTGGAGAACTGGACAAGACAAAAATAGTTAGCCCGGAGTTAGAACCCTTCTTAGGCTGGCTTGTCATCATAGAAGGTGGCGAAAAGTGGAAGGATTATAAAGTACCAGGTAAAGACTGTCAATTAATAATAGGCTCTGGTAACGATGTGGATATACACATAAAAGGTGAAGGTATTGAAAAAAGACATGCAAGCCTTCGTGTAAGGGAAAATAAAGTCACGATAACGGACCTGGACACAGAAGCAGGTACTTATGTTAACGGAGAGTGTGTGGTAAAAAAGGAGCTTGAGGACGGAAGCCTTATAAAGATAGGTAATGTGGTGCTTAAGTTTAGAAGATTATGA
- a CDS encoding serine/threonine-protein kinase → MIGKKIGPYLIQEKLGEGGMGIVYKAIHEQIGQIVAVKTLHPQYAKDKDFRERFKREALVQAKLHHPNVVNILNYIEDEDGNINIVMEYVNGGSLEDKMSKGKLNLEDSVSIIVQVLNALSYMHSNGIIHRDIKPSNIMFSNGFVKVSDFGIAKPVEDKGLTRTGVLMGTVWYMAPEIIRGEPASFQSDIYAVGVILYQMLTGRSPFFGKTDFEIMKSHLEKEPPNPRDLNPQLPEGIEDIIKKALAKELDKRYKTAEDFKRAIIDWFSKVSNKPVFEEKPISGSLPLNTTFFKLKSSYLLKGVIAFIIVMTFALVVLFLLRREKPKDVPKLLQMDKPAVPVTIPNTRTETKQQESSEVFEDKKIEKEDNKKEEKVVKGLAEKKKPKEIKRKEVEKKEEGGDVEWKVIK, encoded by the coding sequence ATGATAGGTAAAAAGATAGGTCCTTACCTGATACAGGAAAAGTTGGGTGAGGGTGGAATGGGAATAGTCTATAAAGCCATACATGAACAGATAGGTCAGATTGTAGCCGTAAAAACGCTACACCCTCAATATGCAAAAGATAAGGATTTTAGGGAACGCTTTAAGAGAGAAGCTTTAGTTCAAGCAAAGCTACACCATCCTAACGTGGTAAACATACTAAACTACATAGAAGACGAAGATGGAAACATCAACATAGTTATGGAGTATGTAAACGGAGGTTCTCTTGAAGATAAAATGTCAAAAGGTAAGCTAAATCTTGAGGATTCTGTATCTATTATAGTTCAGGTGTTAAACGCCCTTTCCTACATGCATTCAAACGGCATAATACACAGAGATATAAAACCCAGCAATATAATGTTCTCCAATGGTTTTGTAAAAGTCTCTGACTTTGGTATAGCCAAACCTGTAGAGGACAAAGGACTAACAAGGACAGGAGTCCTGATGGGGACAGTCTGGTACATGGCACCAGAAATAATAAGAGGTGAACCTGCGAGCTTTCAAAGTGACATTTACGCGGTCGGAGTGATACTTTACCAGATGCTCACGGGAAGGTCACCTTTTTTTGGAAAGACAGATTTTGAGATTATGAAGTCGCATCTTGAGAAGGAACCACCAAACCCGAGGGATCTCAACCCTCAACTCCCAGAAGGTATAGAGGATATCATAAAAAAGGCTCTTGCAAAGGAACTTGACAAAAGATACAAAACAGCTGAAGACTTTAAAAGGGCAATTATAGATTGGTTTTCAAAAGTCTCTAATAAACCCGTCTTTGAAGAAAAACCTATATCGGGAAGCCTTCCATTAAATACAACCTTTTTCAAACTTAAAAGTAGTTACCTTCTAAAAGGTGTTATAGCCTTTATTATAGTTATGACCTTTGCATTGGTTGTACTTTTTCTTTTAAGAAGGGAAAAACCTAAGGACGTTCCGAAGCTTTTACAGATGGATAAACCCGCGGTACCTGTAACAATACCAAATACACGGACAGAAACCAAACAGCAGGAATCTTCGGAAGTTTTTGAAGATAAAAAAATAGAGAAAGAAGATAACAAAAAAGAGGAAAAAGTAGTTAAGGGATTGGCTGAAAAAAAGAAGCCAAAAGAGATAAAGAGAAAAGAAGTTGAAAAAAAGGAAGAAGGGGGTGATGTAGAATGGAAAGTTATAAAGTAA
- a CDS encoding trypsin-like peptidase domain-containing protein: MISLLIFFALPFYSLAQQTQDAIMLLRVKPAVVLIFLQAKAELKLGDKKIPVQTAGSGSGFIITPDGYVVTNGHVVQLYHESNEKLLKAELIQKLIDQYGKDMSDEEKKQAFQELMEAPFSVEKKLYVILQNGQVFVGELKAYSPPITPVGGREAGKAYVEEGKLQLKVESGKDVAVLKIEAKNLPTVKLGSSDSVKLTDTVYAVGFPGVVLEHAMLGQQTILDPTVTSGKISGLKVQVGGAPVLQTDAPLTWGNSGGPVFNTKGEVIGMATFISVKGEMPIQGFNFLVPSNTIMEFVRISGANLNQESIFNKLWYEAIEKYTQGEYEEAMKRLDDVLRLYPFLPDARNLQIQIQEKLSASKKGLYTSYLLIIPVVFGLLLVGGGTYYFIKSRDRQKAQPSKTNGVLLGTGGAVSGQTYPIPEKGLKIGRDPTKNNIVIKDDRVSREHAWIGFVGNKAVVRDLNSANGTFLNSTENRITEAVLKDGDRIIIGKGEFAVFVFKES, from the coding sequence ATGATCTCTTTACTTATTTTCTTTGCGCTACCCTTTTACTCTTTGGCTCAACAGACACAAGATGCGATAATGCTTCTGAGGGTAAAGCCTGCAGTTGTGCTTATATTTCTTCAGGCGAAGGCTGAATTGAAACTGGGGGATAAAAAGATACCAGTACAAACCGCAGGTTCAGGTAGCGGTTTTATTATAACGCCTGATGGCTACGTGGTTACAAACGGGCATGTTGTACAGCTTTATCATGAATCCAACGAAAAACTACTTAAAGCCGAGCTTATACAAAAGCTCATAGATCAGTACGGCAAAGATATGTCAGATGAGGAGAAAAAGCAAGCCTTTCAAGAATTAATGGAAGCACCCTTCAGTGTTGAAAAAAAGCTTTACGTGATACTTCAAAACGGGCAGGTGTTCGTGGGTGAACTAAAAGCCTATAGCCCACCCATAACACCCGTGGGAGGAAGGGAAGCTGGAAAAGCTTATGTGGAGGAGGGAAAGCTACAGCTAAAGGTAGAAAGCGGTAAGGATGTGGCGGTGCTAAAGATTGAAGCAAAGAACCTCCCAACTGTAAAGCTTGGCTCTTCTGACAGCGTAAAACTTACAGATACAGTTTATGCGGTAGGTTTCCCTGGCGTTGTCCTTGAACATGCTATGTTGGGACAGCAAACCATACTTGATCCGACGGTTACGAGCGGTAAGATCTCTGGCTTGAAGGTTCAGGTGGGTGGTGCCCCCGTATTGCAGACCGATGCACCTCTCACATGGGGAAACAGTGGAGGACCCGTATTTAATACTAAGGGTGAGGTTATAGGTATGGCGACTTTCATAAGCGTCAAAGGTGAAATGCCCATACAAGGTTTTAACTTCCTCGTTCCTTCAAACACCATAATGGAATTTGTAAGGATTAGCGGTGCTAATCTAAATCAGGAAAGCATATTCAACAAGCTCTGGTATGAAGCTATAGAAAAGTACACACAAGGTGAGTATGAAGAAGCAATGAAAAGGCTTGACGATGTTCTGAGGTTATATCCTTTCTTGCCGGATGCGAGAAATCTGCAGATACAGATACAAGAAAAGCTAAGTGCCTCAAAGAAAGGTTTATACACCAGCTATCTCTTAATTATACCTGTAGTATTTGGTCTATTGCTTGTAGGTGGAGGGACTTACTACTTTATCAAAAGTAGAGACAGGCAAAAAGCACAACCTTCCAAAACTAACGGCGTACTCTTAGGTACGGGTGGTGCGGTTTCTGGGCAAACGTACCCTATACCAGAAAAAGGGTTGAAGATAGGGAGAGACCCTACAAAAAATAACATAGTTATAAAGGACGATAGGGTTTCAAGAGAGCATGCATGGATAGGGTTTGTAGGTAATAAAGCGGTTGTAAGAGACTTAAACTCGGCAAACGGCACATTTTTAAACTCTACGGAAAATAGGATAACAGAAGCGGTTTTAAAGGATGGAGACAGAATAATCATAGGAAAGGGTGAATTTGCGGTGTTTGTCTTCAAGGAGTCTTAA